Proteins from a genomic interval of Thermoanaerobacterium thermosaccharolyticum DSM 571:
- the mntA gene encoding type VII toxin-antitoxin system MntA family adenylyltransferase antitoxin has product MNINDEQVDVIKNFLINKVEPYVIYLFGSAVNGIFRSDSDIDIAYLSDKDISGYDLFMISQELADLLKRDVDLIDLRKASTVFKAQVVGTKKIIYCNDDLRRMNFEMYALKDYAKLNEERVEIIDKILKRGRIYNE; this is encoded by the coding sequence ATGAATATTAACGATGAACAAGTCGATGTAATAAAGAATTTTCTTATAAATAAAGTAGAGCCGTATGTAATATATCTGTTTGGTTCGGCTGTAAATGGTATATTTAGAAGCGATAGTGATATTGATATTGCGTATTTAAGCGATAAAGATATTAGCGGTTATGATTTATTTATGATTTCGCAGGAATTAGCGGATTTACTAAAACGGGATGTGGATTTAATAGATTTGCGAAAAGCATCAACTGTATTCAAAGCTCAGGTGGTAGGAACGAAAAAAATAATTTATTGTAATGATGATTTAAGGCGAATGAATTTCGAAATGTATGCATTGAAAGATTATGCGAAATTAAATGAGGAAAGAGTTGAAATAATTGATAAAATATTAAAAAGGGGACGGATTTACAATGAGTGA
- a CDS encoding oleate hydratase, translating to MRDYKNTHAYFVGGGIASLAGACYLIRDCSFPGDHIHIFEELNVLGGSNDGAGNPETGYVIRGGRMLNDETYENTWELLLSIPSIDNPEKSVREEIIEFDTQHPTHSNARLVNNNGEVVDVSSMGFDNDDRIALAKLIVTPEEKLNMLKISDWFKPHFFETNFWYMWATTFAFQPWHSLAELRRYMIRFMHEFPRIHTLEGVTRTPYNQYDSLILPIKKFLENHNVDFKLKCAVTDLDFKDTDKITVTRIYYKEEGMEKTIEVNESDVVFVTNGSMTEGYSLGSMTKPPVLNDKGASWKLWDKISKKKQGLGNPTVFDDNIQGSKWESFTVTCHNSKFFDLMEKFSRNKAGTGALVTFKDSNWFMSIVLAHQPHFRNQPDNVKVFWGYGLFPDNPGNYVKKKMSECVGEEILIELLHHLKFEKEMDDIIKSANCIPCMMPFITAQFMPRSIGDRPQVVPEGSTNLAFIGQFCEIPDDVVFTEEYSVRSARIAVYKLFGITRPVEPINQYQYDVRTLFKSFVTMFK from the coding sequence ATGAGAGATTATAAAAACACTCACGCTTATTTTGTAGGAGGAGGAATAGCTTCACTTGCAGGAGCGTGCTATTTGATTAGGGACTGCAGCTTTCCAGGTGATCATATTCATATTTTTGAAGAATTGAATGTCTTAGGTGGAAGCAATGACGGTGCGGGTAATCCTGAAACTGGGTATGTAATAAGAGGCGGTAGGATGTTGAATGACGAAACTTATGAAAATACTTGGGAGCTTTTATTGTCAATACCATCTATTGACAATCCAGAGAAATCCGTCAGAGAAGAAATAATTGAATTTGACACTCAACATCCAACCCATTCAAATGCAAGACTTGTTAATAATAACGGTGAAGTCGTAGATGTATCATCTATGGGTTTTGACAATGATGACAGGATTGCTTTGGCAAAGCTCATTGTAACACCTGAAGAGAAGCTTAATATGTTAAAAATTAGTGATTGGTTTAAACCACACTTTTTTGAGACCAATTTTTGGTACATGTGGGCAACGACTTTTGCATTTCAACCTTGGCATAGCTTAGCAGAATTAAGAAGATATATGATAAGATTTATGCATGAGTTTCCAAGAATACATACATTAGAAGGTGTGACAAGAACACCTTATAATCAATACGATTCTTTAATTTTACCAATAAAGAAGTTCTTGGAAAATCACAATGTTGATTTCAAACTGAAATGTGCCGTAACAGATCTAGACTTTAAGGATACAGATAAAATAACGGTTACAAGGATATACTATAAAGAAGAAGGTATGGAAAAAACAATTGAGGTAAATGAAAGCGACGTTGTATTTGTCACGAATGGTTCAATGACAGAGGGCTACAGTTTGGGATCAATGACAAAGCCACCTGTTTTAAATGATAAAGGTGCATCGTGGAAATTATGGGATAAGATTTCAAAGAAAAAACAAGGTTTAGGAAATCCTACTGTATTTGACGATAATATACAAGGATCAAAGTGGGAATCATTTACTGTAACTTGTCATAATTCAAAGTTTTTTGACCTAATGGAAAAATTTTCGCGTAATAAAGCTGGGACAGGTGCTCTTGTTACATTTAAGGATTCTAATTGGTTTATGTCAATTGTTTTGGCACATCAACCACACTTTAGAAATCAACCTGATAATGTGAAAGTATTTTGGGGGTATGGATTATTTCCTGATAATCCGGGTAATTATGTTAAAAAGAAAATGTCAGAATGTGTAGGAGAAGAAATATTAATTGAACTTTTGCATCATTTAAAATTTGAAAAAGAAATGGACGATATAATAAAATCGGCAAATTGCATTCCATGCATGATGCCATTTATTACAGCACAGTTTATGCCAAGGTCGATAGGAGATAGACCTCAAGTTGTACCGGAAGGCTCAACTAATTTAGCATTTATTGGACAATTTTGTGAAATACCTGATGACGTAGTATTCACAGAAGAATATTCAGTTAGATCTGCAAGAATTGCTGTATATAAACTTTTCGGAATAACTAGACCAGTGGAACCAATAAATCAATATCAGTATGATGTAAGAACGTTATTTAAGTCATTTGTGACGATGTTCAAATGA
- the dhaS gene encoding dihydroxyacetone kinase transcriptional activator DhaS, translated as MANSQITKKAMADALKELMKTKPLNKISVQDIVNKCGLNRQTFYYHFHDIFELLEWIYKKEAIEKISQYKNYEHWTEGFYQVFKYIEDNKLFCINTLNSLGREHLENYLYSVTYDLVIGVVYEISRNMKVKEKYKEFIANFYTLAFIGLIIQWMKKGMKEKPEKLIKDLNELIESNFMKALQKYELCD; from the coding sequence ATGGCAAATTCTCAAATAACGAAAAAAGCAATGGCTGATGCGCTTAAAGAATTGATGAAAACAAAGCCATTAAATAAAATCTCCGTACAGGATATCGTAAATAAATGTGGCCTCAATAGGCAGACTTTTTATTATCATTTTCACGATATTTTTGAACTGCTTGAGTGGATTTATAAAAAAGAAGCTATTGAAAAAATCTCTCAATATAAAAATTATGAACATTGGACAGAGGGATTTTATCAAGTATTTAAATATATTGAGGATAACAAATTATTCTGTATCAATACATTAAACTCATTGGGAAGAGAACACTTGGAGAATTATCTTTATTCTGTGACATATGACCTTGTTATTGGGGTTGTTTATGAAATATCCAGAAATATGAAAGTGAAGGAGAAATACAAGGAATTTATTGCGAATTTTTATACCCTGGCATTTATAGGATTAATCATACAATGGATGAAAAAAGGTATGAAAGAAAAACCGGAAAAACTAATTAAAGATTTAAATGAACTTATTGAAAGCAATTTCATGAAAGCCCTGCAAAAATACGAGCTGTGTGATTAA
- the larA gene encoding nickel-dependent lactate racemase encodes MGYKEISLKYGKGAVDVKIDENMCTVLYPEDLPGVEDPMAEVSRSLKDPIGKAPLSDLVKGKKDVVILASDITRPSPSHILIPPITDELNRAGISDDSIKIVFGLGYHRKHTDDEKKTLVGEEVFNRIKCIDHDIDDCVYVGTTKRGTPVEVFREVYNADFIIATGNLELHYKAGYSGGHKALLPGVCSKNTIEKNHALMFSEGAMPGKIDGNPMREDIEEGGKLARVDFIVNAVLNSHKEIVKVVSGDPIKAHREGAKYIDKMYKRVIPEKADIVVASCGGYPKDINLYQAQKGLDNAQYSVKDGGTIILVAECREGLGEKLFSDWMVNSSSVDEPLKWIKEEFRLGAHKAAVICEVLKRADIYLISSFDRSLTEKIFFKYAKTPQDALDEAIKKYHDPKILVLPYANSTLPYVEE; translated from the coding sequence ATGGGTTATAAAGAGATTTCCTTAAAATACGGAAAAGGTGCGGTAGATGTAAAAATAGATGAGAATATGTGTACAGTGCTTTATCCTGAAGATTTGCCTGGTGTTGAAGACCCTATGGCGGAAGTATCAAGATCGCTTAAAGATCCAATTGGTAAAGCGCCTTTATCTGATTTGGTCAAGGGCAAAAAAGATGTCGTAATATTAGCCAGCGATATAACTCGCCCGTCGCCATCTCACATTTTAATACCGCCTATAACAGATGAATTAAACAGGGCAGGTATAAGCGATGATAGCATAAAAATCGTATTTGGGCTTGGATACCACAGAAAGCATACAGATGATGAAAAGAAGACGCTTGTTGGTGAAGAAGTGTTTAATAGGATAAAGTGTATCGACCATGATATAGATGACTGCGTATACGTTGGTACTACAAAAAGAGGTACGCCAGTAGAAGTCTTTCGTGAAGTATACAATGCAGATTTTATCATAGCTACAGGTAACTTAGAACTTCACTATAAGGCAGGGTACAGTGGAGGCCACAAAGCACTGCTTCCAGGTGTTTGCAGCAAAAATACCATAGAAAAAAATCACGCCCTTATGTTTTCAGAAGGAGCAATGCCAGGCAAAATCGATGGAAATCCAATGAGAGAGGATATCGAAGAAGGAGGTAAGCTGGCAAGAGTCGATTTCATAGTAAATGCAGTCTTAAACAGCCACAAAGAGATAGTTAAAGTAGTATCAGGGGACCCCATAAAAGCTCACAGAGAAGGTGCAAAATACATCGATAAGATGTACAAAAGAGTTATACCGGAGAAAGCTGATATTGTGGTGGCATCTTGTGGAGGATACCCAAAAGACATTAACCTTTATCAAGCTCAAAAAGGGCTTGACAATGCCCAATATTCTGTAAAAGACGGTGGAACAATAATATTAGTGGCGGAATGCAGAGAAGGTTTGGGAGAGAAGCTTTTTTCAGACTGGATGGTAAATTCATCATCTGTAGATGAGCCATTAAAGTGGATAAAAGAAGAATTCAGGCTTGGAGCACATAAAGCTGCTGTAATCTGTGAAGTATTGAAAAGGGCTGATATCTACCTTATATCATCTTTTGACCGCAGTCTAACTGAAAAGATATTCTTTAAATATGCAAAGACTCCGCAGGATGCACTTGATGAAGCTATTAAAAAATATCACGATCCTAAGATACTTGTTCTTCCATACGCAAATTCGACGCTGCCATATGTGGAGGAGTAA
- a CDS encoding MBL fold metallo-hydrolase has product MKFYFCGGASEVGASCYLVNIDGKNILLDCGIRMSSSKDNLPDFQHIQENGGVDVIVISHAHMDHIGALPIISRIYPDAKIYMTHAAKDLTRVLLYDSLKIMEREAEIPAYAEIHVKEMLNRIICHTPGHTFSPFLDADLKVTFYSAGHIAGAASIYIVGNEGSFFYSGDFSRFRQNTIEGASIPKLRPDVAFFESTYGDKLHANRELEESRLVEKIGSVVKNGGKVLIPAFALGRAQEIILILKKAINKGMINTKVYVDGMVKDICRIYKLNPNYLRENLAKKIFKGGEIFFDDNVMPVDIPEMREEIIKEPCVIVSSSGMLTGGPSQWYAEKLAGDEKNLIAITGYQDEESPGRRLLELTDEKDDDKKLKLGDKEIQVKCAVDKFGLSAHADMSEILSFVNFLYPKKVFLIHGDPDVIDFLGREVQRDIRTDVYVPQNGDVHDIDIQNPRKQLKREPFPSMKMKDALNEGNIEKLWRFVLDKIGVDIGLSVEDIGEIWGCVEDTDALKDLLNNSVYFQPDKKRMFLYRPVSEEELKSEEDKGPMEVNKMLSLVDEYFSRESGLYKKGARFDEKIAILYFDFPDVAKYRYSHLFKEFEERTGWKVEINENINTSAINDVIYKLLPDAAISKISYKSFDKLVSVKIDGEIEDIQEVKDKFYNETGLKLIVNGKDASVDTIGVVDKGSDKLEQNEALTIIDEAFKDLPHKPYKKSIKTSNGIKYIELSFISKVVGERYKEKIDELIKKTGWTIVVGSGCNQIEVINIAKRVFGEMGVKLKKNPSVYLDDMTVGISIDGDADDEIIKKIDDTLYDMTGLRLR; this is encoded by the coding sequence ATGAAGTTTTATTTTTGCGGTGGAGCAAGCGAAGTAGGTGCATCATGCTACTTGGTGAATATAGACGGGAAAAATATTTTACTAGATTGTGGAATAAGGATGTCATCAAGCAAGGACAATCTTCCGGATTTTCAGCATATTCAGGAAAATGGTGGAGTAGATGTCATAGTAATAAGCCATGCACACATGGATCATATAGGTGCTCTTCCGATAATATCAAGAATATACCCTGATGCTAAAATATATATGACACATGCTGCAAAAGATTTGACAAGGGTACTTTTGTACGACAGCTTAAAGATAATGGAAAGAGAAGCGGAGATACCCGCTTATGCTGAGATACATGTAAAGGAAATGCTAAACAGGATTATATGCCATACGCCTGGGCATACATTTTCACCTTTTTTAGACGCTGATTTAAAGGTTACTTTCTACAGCGCCGGTCATATAGCAGGTGCAGCGTCAATATACATAGTCGGAAATGAGGGAAGCTTTTTTTACTCAGGCGATTTCTCGAGATTTAGGCAGAATACGATAGAAGGTGCCTCAATACCTAAATTAAGACCAGATGTAGCCTTTTTTGAATCCACGTATGGCGATAAGCTTCATGCAAATAGAGAATTAGAAGAATCAAGGCTTGTTGAGAAGATAGGCTCTGTAGTAAAAAATGGCGGAAAGGTTCTGATACCTGCTTTTGCACTTGGGAGAGCGCAGGAAATAATCCTCATACTAAAAAAGGCTATAAATAAAGGCATGATAAATACAAAGGTTTACGTAGATGGCATGGTAAAAGATATATGCAGGATATACAAGTTAAATCCAAACTACCTAAGGGAAAATCTGGCTAAGAAGATTTTTAAAGGCGGAGAAATATTCTTTGATGACAATGTGATGCCAGTTGACATACCTGAAATGAGGGAAGAAATCATAAAAGAGCCATGCGTGATAGTATCAAGCTCAGGAATGCTTACAGGCGGTCCCAGCCAGTGGTATGCTGAAAAGCTGGCAGGAGACGAAAAAAACCTGATAGCCATAACAGGGTATCAAGACGAGGAGTCTCCAGGAAGAAGGCTTTTGGAGCTTACAGATGAAAAAGACGATGATAAAAAGCTTAAATTGGGGGATAAAGAAATACAAGTAAAATGTGCAGTTGACAAGTTTGGACTTTCGGCACATGCCGACATGAGCGAGATACTGTCGTTTGTAAATTTCCTTTATCCTAAAAAAGTGTTTTTAATCCATGGCGATCCAGATGTGATAGATTTTTTAGGAAGAGAAGTGCAGAGGGACATTAGGACAGATGTGTATGTACCACAAAATGGCGATGTGCACGATATTGATATACAAAATCCGCGAAAACAGCTTAAAAGAGAGCCGTTTCCTTCAATGAAAATGAAAGATGCTTTAAATGAAGGCAACATAGAGAAGCTTTGGAGATTTGTGCTGGATAAAATTGGCGTAGACATAGGACTGTCTGTAGAAGATATAGGGGAAATATGGGGTTGCGTGGAAGATACTGATGCTTTAAAAGATTTGCTGAATAACTCAGTATACTTTCAGCCTGATAAAAAGAGGATGTTTTTATATCGCCCTGTATCAGAAGAAGAACTGAAGTCAGAAGAAGATAAAGGCCCTATGGAAGTGAACAAGATGCTTTCATTAGTTGATGAATACTTCAGCAGAGAGTCAGGACTATACAAAAAGGGTGCCAGATTTGATGAGAAGATAGCTATTTTGTACTTTGATTTTCCAGATGTAGCAAAATATAGATATTCCCATCTATTTAAAGAATTTGAAGAAAGAACAGGATGGAAAGTTGAAATAAACGAAAATATAAACACATCAGCCATAAATGACGTCATATATAAGCTGTTGCCAGATGCTGCTATTAGCAAAATATCTTACAAAAGCTTTGACAAATTAGTATCTGTAAAGATTGACGGAGAAATTGAAGACATCCAAGAAGTAAAAGATAAATTTTACAATGAGACTGGACTTAAGCTTATAGTTAATGGGAAAGACGCGTCGGTTGATACAATTGGTGTTGTTGATAAAGGTTCTGATAAACTTGAGCAGAATGAGGCACTTACGATCATAGATGAGGCGTTTAAGGATTTGCCTCATAAGCCTTATAAAAAGAGCATAAAGACATCAAACGGCATCAAGTATATTGAACTATCATTTATATCTAAGGTAGTTGGCGAAAGGTACAAAGAAAAAATAGATGAGCTTATAAAGAAGACTGGTTGGACGATTGTGGTAGGAAGCGGTTGCAATCAGATAGAAGTCATAAATATTGCAAAGAGAGTATTTGGGGAAATGGGAGTTAAACTTAAGAAAAATCCAAGCGTATATTTAGATGATATGACAGTTGGCATATCAATAGATGGCGATGCAGATGATGAGATTATTAAAAAGATAGATGACACGTTGTACGACATGACAGGCTTAAGGCTGAGATGA
- a CDS encoding fumarylacetoacetate hydrolase family protein, producing the protein MRIVRIDDEGKKYGVVDGENIFTMDGGLMKSLKIDDVKLLPPCDMTKAVCVGLNYGDHIEEMGDKRPDEPTLFIKPATAAIGPDDYIVIPKMSERVDYEGELAVVIKNTAKDVSEDEAINYVLGYTIANDVTARDLQSKDGQWTRAKSFDTFLPLGPWIETDLDPSNLEIKTYVNGKLKQHSNTKHLIFSVPKLVSFISHIMTLNPGDVILTGTPSGVGPLNSGDVVTIEIEGIGKLTNKVK; encoded by the coding sequence ATGAGAATTGTAAGAATCGACGATGAAGGAAAGAAGTATGGAGTAGTAGATGGTGAAAATATTTTCACAATGGATGGAGGCTTGATGAAAAGTTTAAAGATTGACGATGTGAAGCTTTTGCCGCCATGCGACATGACAAAGGCCGTATGCGTTGGATTGAATTACGGTGATCATATTGAGGAGATGGGAGACAAGCGCCCTGATGAGCCTACGCTGTTTATAAAGCCTGCAACTGCAGCGATAGGACCTGATGATTACATAGTAATTCCTAAAATGTCAGAAAGGGTTGACTACGAAGGAGAATTGGCCGTTGTCATTAAGAATACGGCAAAGGATGTTTCAGAAGATGAGGCAATAAATTATGTGCTGGGATATACGATTGCAAATGATGTCACAGCAAGAGATCTGCAGTCAAAAGACGGGCAGTGGACGAGGGCAAAATCATTTGACACATTTTTGCCATTGGGGCCATGGATTGAAACAGATTTAGACCCTTCAAACTTAGAGATAAAAACATATGTAAATGGCAAATTAAAGCAGCACAGCAACACAAAGCACCTTATATTCAGTGTACCAAAGCTTGTATCATTCATATCGCATATCATGACATTAAATCCCGGCGATGTAATACTTACAGGAACCCCATCGGGAGTAGGACCGCTTAATTCAGGCGATGTTGTAACAATCGAGATCGAAGGAATAGGGAAGCTGACAAATAAAGTCAAGTAA
- the aroF gene encoding 3-deoxy-7-phosphoheptulonate synthase has translation MVIIMKENATEENIRNVCEYVRKFNLSTHVVNGAERSIIGVIGNVEVLEDKPISSMEGVYDVVRISSPYKLVSRSAKPDNTVVRVKDVDIGGNFVMMAGPCAVESYEQMIEAAKAVKKSGAKVLRGGAYKPRSSPYSFQGLEEEGLKILNAVGRETGMVTITEIVSSSHIDKVSQYADILQVGSRNMQNFELLKEIGKSNMPVLLKRGLSSTIEEWLNAAEYIMKEGNPNVILCERGIRTFETYTRNTLDLNAVAAVKNLSHLPVIVDPSHGTGRRDLIAPLSRAAVAVGADGLIIEVHPHPDMALSDGAQSLTPEEFDKVSKEVNKILLALKD, from the coding sequence ATGGTCATTATAATGAAAGAAAATGCTACAGAAGAAAATATAAGAAATGTTTGTGAATACGTAAGGAAATTCAATCTATCTACACATGTAGTAAATGGTGCCGAAAGGTCAATAATCGGTGTCATCGGAAATGTAGAAGTTCTAGAAGATAAGCCTATATCATCAATGGAAGGTGTATACGACGTAGTGAGAATTTCATCACCGTATAAGCTTGTATCAAGATCAGCAAAACCTGACAATACCGTTGTAAGAGTCAAAGATGTAGATATCGGCGGCAATTTTGTCATGATGGCAGGCCCGTGTGCAGTAGAAAGCTATGAGCAGATGATTGAGGCGGCTAAAGCAGTCAAAAAATCAGGTGCAAAGGTCTTAAGGGGCGGAGCATACAAACCAAGGTCGTCACCATACTCTTTTCAGGGATTAGAAGAAGAAGGACTGAAGATACTAAATGCCGTTGGACGGGAAACAGGCATGGTTACTATCACAGAGATAGTCAGCAGCTCCCACATCGATAAAGTATCCCAGTACGCAGATATACTGCAAGTTGGTTCAAGAAACATGCAGAATTTCGAGCTTCTAAAAGAAATAGGTAAGTCAAACATGCCAGTTTTACTGAAGCGAGGCTTGTCATCGACTATAGAAGAATGGCTTAATGCAGCGGAATACATCATGAAAGAGGGAAACCCAAATGTCATACTTTGTGAAAGAGGCATACGCACATTTGAGACGTACACAAGAAACACTCTTGACTTAAACGCTGTAGCTGCAGTAAAAAATTTATCCCATCTTCCTGTAATAGTCGATCCAAGTCACGGCACAGGAAGGCGTGACCTTATAGCGCCGCTATCAAGGGCTGCCGTGGCAGTAGGAGCAGATGGGCTCATCATAGAAGTACATCCGCATCCGGATATGGCCCTTTCAGACGGTGCACAGTCGCTTACGCCTGAAGAATTTGATAAAGTCTCGAAAGAGGTTAATAAAATACTTTTAGCTTTAAAAGACTGA
- a CDS encoding type II toxin-antitoxin system RelE/ParE family toxin, translating to MKYEIRYLPLANKDLSNIVSYIADELKAPKAAMDLIDALDTSISRLAQFPFSCRVYQPEKSLDNEYRILPVKNYLVFYVVKGQVVEIHRVIYAKMDLSKL from the coding sequence ATGAAGTATGAAATTAGATACCTACCTTTGGCAAATAAAGATTTATCTAATATTGTATCTTATATTGCAGATGAATTAAAAGCACCAAAGGCAGCAATGGATTTAATTGACGCATTGGATACTTCTATATCAAGGCTTGCACAGTTTCCATTTTCATGCAGAGTATATCAGCCTGAAAAATCTCTTGATAATGAATATAGAATATTACCTGTAAAAAACTATTTAGTGTTCTATGTAGTTAAAGGACAGGTTGTTGAGATTCACAGGGTTATATATGCTAAAATGGATTTAAGCAAACTTTAA
- a CDS encoding type II toxin-antitoxin system Phd/YefM family antitoxin codes for MPHIRPVSDLRNNFADISRIVHETQEPVFLTKNGYGDMVVMSMEAYERKLFKSEIYFKLKEAELEAKTTDTRYSHKEVFDELRARLADKLESDEV; via the coding sequence ATGCCACATATCAGACCAGTATCTGATTTGAGAAACAATTTTGCAGATATATCAAGGATAGTCCACGAAACTCAAGAACCTGTATTTTTGACCAAGAATGGTTATGGGGATATGGTTGTAATGAGTATGGAAGCTTATGAACGCAAACTGTTTAAAAGTGAAATTTACTTTAAGCTGAAGGAAGCGGAACTGGAAGCCAAAACAACTGATACGAGATATTCCCATAAAGAAGTATTTGATGAATTAAGAGCAAGGCTTGCGGATAAGTTGGAATCTGATGAAGTATGA
- a CDS encoding tRNA (cytidine(34)-2'-O)-methyltransferase, with product MPINVVLVEPEIPQNTGNIARTCVLTGSKLHLVKPLGFSLSEKYLKRSGLDYWPYLDLKVYENIEEFLESTKGSKYYLATTKGKHFYHEVKYEDDSYILFGKESAGLPQWLREMYEDDCIRIPMNEVKAERSLNLSNSVAILVYEALKQLGFPNMY from the coding sequence ATGCCCATCAATGTAGTATTAGTTGAACCGGAGATACCGCAAAATACAGGGAATATAGCGCGGACTTGTGTCTTGACAGGATCTAAGCTTCACCTAGTTAAACCTCTTGGATTTTCTTTAAGTGAGAAGTATTTAAAAAGGTCTGGACTTGATTATTGGCCTTACCTCGACTTAAAGGTATACGAAAACATAGAAGAATTTTTAGAGTCCACAAAAGGCAGTAAGTATTATTTGGCTACTACAAAAGGCAAGCATTTTTATCATGAAGTAAAGTACGAAGATGATTCATACATACTTTTTGGAAAAGAATCAGCAGGGCTTCCTCAGTGGCTTAGGGAAATGTACGAAGATGACTGTATAAGGATACCTATGAACGAGGTAAAGGCGGAGAGATCTTTAAACTTATCAAATTCTGTAGCAATCTTAGTCTATGAAGCTTTAAAACAACTGGGCTTTCCTAACATGTATTAA
- a CDS encoding DUF6106 family protein translates to MDVFIEKLVKKQKTPKDTLTAIGLIVASLVVVFFIIPMIPFVKGFLIFFIIAIPFFAYYVIRSQNIEYEYAYTNGELDVDKIVAESRRKRLLSVDCKDFEIVAKLSSDKYLEEYKNIPNRIEAVSSMTSPDVYFAVFENGGKRTILYFEPDEKMIEAMWKYIPRKFFK, encoded by the coding sequence GTGGATGTATTTATAGAAAAGCTTGTAAAAAAACAAAAGACCCCTAAGGATACATTGACGGCAATTGGACTTATTGTGGCTTCATTGGTAGTTGTTTTTTTCATAATACCTATGATACCTTTTGTTAAGGGATTTCTTATCTTTTTCATCATCGCCATACCTTTTTTTGCGTATTACGTTATAAGATCGCAAAACATAGAATATGAGTACGCATATACTAATGGCGAACTGGATGTGGACAAGATAGTTGCAGAGAGCAGAAGAAAGAGGCTTTTAAGTGTCGACTGCAAAGACTTTGAAATTGTAGCAAAGTTATCAAGCGACAAATATTTGGAAGAGTATAAAAATATCCCAAATCGGATAGAAGCAGTAAGCTCTATGACATCGCCAGATGTCTACTTTGCTGTATTTGAGAATGGAGGTAAAAGGACAATTCTCTACTTTGAACCTGATGAAAAGATGATAGAAGCCATGTGGAAGTACATACCGAGGAAGTTTTTTAAATAA